One window of Mus caroli chromosome 11, CAROLI_EIJ_v1.1, whole genome shotgun sequence genomic DNA carries:
- the Rpl27 gene encoding 60S ribosomal protein L27 — protein MGKFMKPGKVVLVLAGRYSGRKAVIVKNIDDGTSDRPYSHALVAGIDRYPRKVTAAMGKKKIAKRSKIKSFVKVYNYNHLMPTRYSVDIPLDKTVVNKDVFRDPALKRKARREAKVKFEERYKTGKNKWFFQKLRF, from the exons ATGGGCAAGTTCATGAAACCCGGGAAAGTGGTGCTGGTCCTGGCCGGACGCTACTCCGGACGCAAAGCCGTCATCGTGAAG AACATTGATGATGGCACCTCGGACCGCCCTTACAGCCATGCCCTGGTGGCTGGAATTGACCGCTATCCCCGGAAAGTGACAGCTGCCATGGGCAAGAAGAAGATCGCCAAGCGATCCAAGATCAAGTCCTTTGTGAAAGTTTATAACTACAACCACCTCATGCCCACAAG GTACTCTGTGGATATCCCCTTGGACAAGACTGTTGTCAACAAGGATGTGTTCAGGGACCCAGCTTTGAAACGCAAGGCCAGGCGGGAGGCCAAGGTCAAGTTTGAGGAGCG ataCAAGACAGGGAAGAACAAATGGTTTTTCCAGAAGCTTCGCTTTtag